A stretch of the Aspergillus puulaauensis MK2 DNA, chromosome 6, nearly complete sequence genome encodes the following:
- a CDS encoding putative PHD transcription factor (Rum1) (COG:S;~EggNog:ENOG410PFAK;~InterPro:IPR001606,IPR019787,IPR019786,IPR036431, IPR011011,IPR003349,IPR004198,IPR001965,IPR013637, IPR003347,IPR013083;~PFAM:PF02928,PF01388,PF02375,PF00628,PF02373, PF08429;~antiSMASH:Cluster_6.4;~go_function: GO:0003677 - DNA binding [Evidence IEA]) codes for MVAPAATGGNSTGIQPPASRQPARSSSTHPSHSHNVPLSTRRSAPLDLSTVERRGQSNAPREPTGRVRPHGLQEAPTFRPTEEEFRDPEAYIQKIAPEGKKYGICRVIPPENWQPTFAIDTERFHFKTRRQELNSVEGGMPPRSALLAAGGTPQPSSDPDPGTRANLNYLDQLAKFHKQHGTNLNRFPSVDKRPLDLFRLKKAVEVRGGFEQVCKMKKWAEIGRDLGYSGKIMSSLSTSLKNSYQRWLQPYEEYLRVAKPGVQQQLEIEHGGPYTPSPNHSPMPKKPTPLESDTRSATPHGQMNPATTSVQNTPQELAATPDKKPTPPVEPTPPRPIASGFTAVNSGGFTAVNRSPSFVAVNNAPPVKRETEPESATPRSVAEYPKDSTPMSNGHGAQSAKRAISDESESQAEAGELDANGRRSKRLRKDAPLPTVAGSQMSLLRPAPSRSRKSDSREFGDKCETCGKSEDRSSILVCDSCDQGFHRYCLDPPLHHIPEFDWHCPKCLVGTGEFGFEEGGIYSLKQFQEKANNFKKNYFASKMPFDPVLNTHRRESEDDVEREFWKLVESLTETVEVEYGADIHSTTHGSGFATVERNPLDPYSKDPWNLNNLPFHGDSLFRHIKSDISGMTVPWVYVGMCFSTFCWHNEDHYAYSANYQHFGATKTWYGIPGADAEAFEEAMRQAVPELFEGQPDLLFQLVTLMPPDQLRKAGVNCYALDQRAGQFVVTFPQAYHAGFNHGFNFNEAVNFAPVDWEPFGAMGVDRLQAFRRHPCFPHDELLFTAASRDTTISTARWLAPALQRTCSRELGERASFATRHQEAAPHNCALFSEDPAATGGCQLRFVVENKDIPEEDYQCHYCKSFIFLTQFKCHKTGKTLCLIHLDAHDCCGEPLSQKLLGPDHTLRYRASDAELKDMVLKVRERSRIPEAWGQKLDNILDDEPKPQLKVLHSLLNEGEKIPYHLPGLQNLADFVQRCDKWVEDATNYITRKQQNRRKNEKAWRKAGSKASQLEERDREVRSVDKIYALLAEADKLSFDCPQMAALSEKTREIEKFRQDVNVVLMNPHIRSIQEVEELVENSRNFNVDLPEVERMEHIVRQMKWNEDAARRRDHYLTLKDCQERVLAGEQLGLSETNEHLAHFKENCRHGEAWEAKAKELMSAEVVHYQQLEALSAQASRFPVSPETLAAVDAILTKQREAQKRIHSLYEKSKDPDYKNRPNYKEVRELMESLEELNSRPTGAVDLEREQKRHEDWMRKGKKLFGKANAPLHILKSHMEYVEKRNSYCFDLEDRFRPPVEPASRDNSPDGQRHYWAGQSMAKRDVFCICRHSEAGMMIECEICGEWYHGKCLKIARGKVKECDKYTCPICDWRQKIPRDAARPKLEDLLEWQAEIPGLPFQPDEEQILESILNQATSFRDFLQGFTNTACTTTEEVPTLIFYLRKIEGAEVLLAYETNLFRQEIHKWQPVAPEPPPILEQSLSTRKPRPTKQQKIMARMGIERPEDLPVHLRPKQPNPAKRKSIDSQHGRPPSLQPSQPPGDNSNADSSRMGPTLTPGDTQNPPYPFSASYSLPASDSTSAFAPESSAFLPHVAADSTPFPARSPSPAPHHGLSSALFSPPRYSRTAPSGPPGPEVDHSNPFGSSPRNLDDVFADLTNQDADPEADQEPDELMENTHANEALELLDVGNDRESSAPAPDGEVEEKPQEINGHPEPEAEAAAAA; via the exons ATGGTGGCTCCGGCCGCGACAGGAGGGAACTCGACAGGCATACAGCCGCCAGCGAGCCGTCAACCCGCCCGTTCCTCCAGTACCCATCCGTCCCACTCTCATAATGTACCGTTGAGCACTCGACGCTCCGCACCCCTCGATTTATCGACGGTCGAAAGACGAGGACAGTCGAATGCCCCCCGCGAGCCGACGGGTCGAGTCCGCCCTCATGGCCTCCAAGAGGCGCCGACTTTCCGCCCAACCGAGGAGGAATTCAGAGACCCAGAGGCCTATATCCAAAAGATCGCGCCGGAAGGAAAGAAATATGGCATTTGCAGGGTTATTCCGCCAGAGAACTGGCAGCCGACGTTTGCTATTGATACGGAG CGCTTTCATTTCAAAACCCGTCGACAGGAGCTTAATTCGGTCGAAGGAGGTATGCCCCCGCGTTCAGCGTTGCTTGCTGCCGGTGGTACTCCGCAGCCCAGTTCTgacccagacccaggaaCTCGTGCAAACTTGAACTATCTTGACCAGCTAGCCAAGTTTCACAAGCAGCACGGTACCAACCTAAATCGATTCCCAAGCGTCGATAAGCGTCCTCTGGACCTGTTTCGGCTGAAAAAGGCCGTCGAAGTCCGCGGCGGCTTTGAGCAGGTCTGTAAGATGAAAAAGTGGGCAGAGATTGGCCGTGACCTGGGCTACAGCGGCAAGATCATGTCTTCCCTCTCGACGTCTCTCAAAAACTCTTACCAGAGATGGCTCCAACCCTATGAAGAGTATTTGCGTGTTGCGAAACCCGGAGTACAACAGCAGCTTGAGATCGAGCATGGCGGTCCTTATACCCCTTCACCCAATCACTCGCCCATGCCTAAGAAACCAACACCTTTGGAGAGTGATACACGTTCTGCGACGCCCCATGGCCAAATGAACCCAGCTACTACATCTGTCCAAAATACTCCTCAAGAACTCGCTGCGACTCCTGATAAGAAGCCCACGCCGCCGGTAGAGCCCACACCTCCGCGACCAATCGCATCCGGATTCACAGCTGTGAACTCGGGCGGGTTTACCGCAGTCAACAGATCGCCTTCATTTGTAGCGGTGAATAATGCGCCACCGGTGAAACGGGAAACTGAACCTGAGTCTGCTACACCGCGAAGCGTTGCCGAGTACCCGAAGGACTCAACACCGATGTCCAATGGTCATGGCGCCCAGTCAGCGAAGCGCGCTATCAGCGACGAAAGCGAGTCTCAAGCCGAAGCTGGGGAACTGGATGCCAACGGACGACGGAGCAAAAGGCTACGGAAGG ATGCGCCTCTCCCAACTGTTGCGGGCTCACAAATgagccttcttcgccctgcTCCTTCACGCTCGAGGAAGAGTGACTCACGGGAATTTGGTGAT AAATGTGAGACTTGTGGCAAGTCTGAGGATCGGTCCTCAATCTTGGTGTGCGATAGCTGTGATCAGGGTTTCCATAGATATTGTTTGGACCCTCCCTTGCACCACATCCCGGAGTTCGATTGGCACTGTCCCAAGTGTTTGGTCGGAACGGGAGAGTTTGGATTTGAGGAGGGTGGTATCTACTCATTGAAACAATTCCAGGAAAAGGCAAACAATTTCAAGAAGAACTATTTCGCTTCGAAAATGCCTTTTGACCCCGTTCTCAACACTCATCGACGGGAGTCAGAAGATGACGTCGAGCGAGAGTTCTGGAAACTGGTGGAGAGTCTAACGGAGACAGTTGAGGTTGAATATGGTGCTGATATTCACTCAACCACTCACGGCAGTGGCTTCGCCACGGTTGAACGTAACCCCCTCGATCCGTACTCAAAGGATCCCTGGAATTTGAACAATCTTCCTTTCCATGGAGACTCCCTGTTCCGTCACATCAAATCTGATATCTCGGGCATGACAGTTCCGTGGGTTTACGTTGGCATGTGTTTCTCGACTTTTTGTTGGCATAACGAAGATCATTACGCATACTCCGCCAACTATCAGCATTTTGGAGCAACGAAAACTTGGTACGGAATTCCGGGAGCTGATGCGGAAGCATTCGAAGAAGCAATGCGACAGGCTGTTCCTGAACTCTTCGAAGGCCAGCCTGACTTACTTTTCCAACTTGTTACTCTGATGCCTCCGGATCAGCTGCGGAAAGCTGGGGTAAATTGCTACGCGCTCGATCAACGGGCAGGCCAATTTGTCGTCACATTCCCTCAGGCGTACCATGCTGGGTTCAACCATGGATTCAACTTCAATGAAGCTGTTAACTTTGCACCTGTGGACTGGGAACCCTTTGGCGCGATGGGAGTCGACCGTCTTCAAGCCTTTCGTAGGCACCCGTGTTTCCCCCACGATGAGCTACTTTTCACTGCCGCTTCCCGGGATACGACGATTTCCACTGCCAGATGGCTtgctccagctcttcaaagGACATGCTCTCGTGAGTTAGGTGAACGAGCATCATTTGCTACGCGCCATCAGGAGGCGGCGCCCCATAATTGTGCTTTATTTTCCGAAGATCCAGCTGCCACTGGTGGCTGCCAGCTAAGGTTCGTGGTtgagaataaagatattccGGAGGAAGACTATCAGTGCCACTATTGCAAGTCTTTCATCTTCCTAACCCAATTCAAATGCCACAAGACCGGAAAGACGCTCTGTTTGATACATTTGGATGCCCATGACTGTTGTGGAGAACCGCTATCGCAAAAACTACTAGGCCCGGATCATACGCTGCGCTACCGAGCCAGCGACGCTGAATTGAAAGACATGGTTTTGAAAGTCCGAGAACGTTCCAGGATCCCGGAAGCATGGGGGCAGAAACTCGACAACATTCTGGACGATGAGCCGAAGCCCCAATTGAAGGTCCTTCATAGCCTACTTAATGAAGGTGAGAAAATCCCATACCATTTACCTGGTCTCCAAAATCTTGCGGACTTCGTTCAGCGCTGTGATAAATGGGTTGAGGATGCAACCAACTACATTACGCGGAAGCAGCAGAACCGAAGGAAGAACGAAAAGGCTTGGCGCAAAGCTGGTTCCAAGGCCTCGCAGCTGGAAGAACGTGACCGTGAAGTTCGCAGCGTAGACAAAATCTACGCCCTTCTTGCAGAGGCTGATAAACTGTCATTCGACTGTCCACAGATGGCGGCTCTGTCAGAGAAAACCcgcgagatcgagaaatTCCGCCAGGACGTTAACGTTGTGCTTATGAACCCACATATCCGGTCAATACAGGAAGTCGAAGAGCTTGTGGAGAACTCCCGGAATTTCAACGTGGACTTACCCGAAGTTGAGAGAATGGAACATATTGTACGACAGATGAAGTGGAACGAGGATGCAGCGCGAAGACGTGACCATTACCTGACCCTGAAGGACTGCCAGGAACGTGTATTGGCCGGTGAACAACTGGGGCTTTCTGAGACAAACGAACACCTAGCACATTTTAAAGAAAACTGTCGCCATGGTGAGGCCTGGGAAGCAAAAGCCAAGGAGCTGATGTCAGCAGAAGTGGTCCATTACCAACAATTGGAAGCACTATCCGCACAGGCGTCCCGGTTCCCTGTCTCCCCAGAGACTCTCGCTGCTGTAGATGCCATATTGACCAAACAACGTGAAGCCCAGAAACGGATACACAGCCTGTACGAAAAGAGCAAGGATCCGGACTACAAAAATAGGCCCAATTACAAGGAAGTGCGGGAGTTAATGGAGTCACTGGAAGAACTGAACAGTCGGCCTACCGGTGCGGTTGACTTAGAGCGCGAGCAGAAACGCCACGAAGATTGGAtgaggaaagggaagaagctGTTTGGAAAGGCCAATGCTCCTCTACACATTCTCAAGTCACACATGGAGTATGTTGAAAAGAGGAATTCTTACTGCTTTGACCTCGAAGATCGCTTCCGCCCACCAGTGGAGCCAGCCTCAAGAGACAATAGCCCTGATGGGCAACGGCATTATTGGGCTGGGCAGTCGATGGCTAAGCGGGATGTATTCTGTATCTGCAGACACTCAGAAGCTGGAATGATGATCGAGTGCGAGATTTGTGGTGAATG GTACCATGGTAAATGCCTGAAAATTGCTCGGGGTAAAGTCAAGGAGTGCGACAAATATACTTGTCCTATCTGCGATTGGCGACAAAAGATCCCCCGAGATGCTGCTCGCCCAAAACTTGAAGATCTCCTTGAGTGGCAGGCCGAGATCCCTGGCCTCCCTTTCCAGCCTGATGAGGAGCAAATACTTGAGAGTATTCTAAACCAAGCAACATCTTTCCGCGATTTCCTGCAAGGGTTTACTAATACTGCGTGCACCACTACTGAAGAAGTCCCTACCTTGATCTTCTATTTGCGTAAGATTGAGGGAGCGGAGGTTCTTCTGGCGTATGAGACGAATTTATTCCGGCAAGAGATTCACAAATGGCAGCCTGTCGCTCCCGAACCCCCACCGATTTTGGAGCAATCTttgtcgacgaggaagccaCGCCCaacgaagcagcagaagataATGGCTCGAATGGGGATTGAGCGCCCTGAAGATCTCCCTGTTCATCTACGTCCCAAGCAGCCAAACCCTGCGAAGCGCAAGTCGATTGATTCTCAACATGGCCGGCCTCCGTCACTTCAGCCATCACAACCCCCTGGCGATAATTCAAATGCAGACAGCTCGCGCATGGGGCCGACATTGACGCCAGGCGACACGCAAAATCCTCCTTACCCCTTTTCTGCAAGCTATTCGCTCCCTGCGAGTGACAGCACCTCCGCATTCGCACCAGAGTCTTCGGCCTTCTTGCCTCATGTTGCCGCAGATTCAACCCCGTTCCCCGCAAGATCTCCCTCACCTGCTCCCCATCATGGCCTCAGTTCGGCTCTATTTAGTCCTCCCCGCTACTCGCGGACTGCCCCAAGCGGACCCCCCGGGCCCGAGGTCGATCATTCGAACCCATTCGGTAGTAGTCCGCGGAACCTAGACGATGTCTTTGCCGATCTCACAAACCAGGATGCTGACCCGGAAGCTGACCAAGAACCTGATGAGCTCATGGAAAACACGCACGCAAACGAAGCCTTGGAATTGCTTGATGTCGGCAATGACAGGGAAAGCTCCGCACCTGCACCtgatggggaggtggaggagaaaccTCAAGAAATCAATGGTCATCCCGagccagaagctgaagcGGCCGCGGCAGCTTAG
- a CDS encoding 1-aminocyclopropane-1-carboxylate deaminase/D-cysteine desulfhydrase (COG:E;~EggNog:ENOG410Q28U;~InterPro:IPR036052,IPR027278,IPR001926;~PFAM:PF00291;~TransMembrane:1 (o243-264i);~antiSMASH:Cluster_6.4) — translation MSLKLQLPETLAALPRVNLLYPFFSPIHPLQSLSASARGTGAQKVQVSLYAKREDHASPLACSGNKYRKLEYIIPDILSSQPRYGAGVAADRPVGLGTPRGKVTTLVTEGAVQSNHTVQVAAVASKIGLESVVLLHKGTGGGLSSAADKEAFLRTGNVQVVKLLGSDVRMLEPPTPPKTGDDLVEEVLEELRAQGKHPYWIPSGASLHPLGGLGYARCAFEIAAQEREVLLSGQSPEESRFDYIFVACGSGSTVGGLIAGFKLLDKTQPRRQGSPPRRVVGILTSPTRRKPYHAERILRFARRAGELMGLDPENDITMDDVLLDDRFAGSRYGVLDAQTKETLSLVAEKEEVILDPVYTAKVARGMMHWVAKGEIDKDIIPNSTGQEQEHKQVNALFIHTGGQSALGAYADI, via the coding sequence ATGTCCCTCAAACTACAACTCCCAGAGACGCTCGCGGCTCTTCCGCGGGTGAATCTACTCTACCCATTCTTCTCCCCAATCCATCCATTACAGAGTCTATCAGCTTCCGCCCGAGGCACAGGCGCACAAAAGGTGCAAGTCTCACTGTATGCAAAGCGAGAAGACCACGCCTCCCCGCTCGCCTGTTCAGGGAATAAGTACCGCAAGCTGGAGTACATCATACCGGATATCCTATCCAGCCAGCCGCGGTACGGCGCCGGTGTTGCGGCAGATAGACCGGTGGGGCTGGGGACCCCCAGAGGGAAAGTAACGACGCTTGTAACGGAGGGCGCGGTGCAGAGTAACCACACGGTACAGGTTGCGGCTGTTGCGTCAAAGATCGGGCTTGAGTCTGTTGTGCTCTTGCATAAAGGCACGGGGGGCGGGTTGTCTTCAGCGGCGGACAAAGAGGCGTTTTTGAGGACGGGTAATGTGCAGGTTGTTAAGTTGCTGGGTTCTGATGTCAGAATGCTTGAGCCGCCTACGCCACCGAAGACTGGGGATGacctcgtcgaggaggttTTGGAGGAGTTGAGGGCGCAAGGGAAGCATCCGTATTGGATCCCTTCCGGCGCGAGCTTGCATCCGCTTGGTGGGTTGGGGTATGCGCGGTGTGCGTTTGAGATTGCGGCgcaggagagagaggttCTTCTCAGTGGACAGAGCCCTGAAGAGTCTCGGTTCGATTATATCTTTGTCGCTTGTGGGAGTGGGAGCACAGTTGGTGGGCTCATCGCGGGTTTCAAATTACTAGACAAGACGCAACCACGGCGACAAGGAAGCCCGCCACGTCGGGTCGTCGGAATCCTAACCTCTCCCACAAGACGAAAACCTTACCATGCAGAACGGATCCTCCGGTTTGCCCGCCGCGCAGGTGAATTGATGGGACTAGATCCAGAGAACGATATCACCATGGATGACGTCCTTCTCGATGATCGATTCGCGGGCTCAAGGTACGGCGTACTAGATGCGCAAACAAAAGAAACCCTCTCTCTAgtggcggagaaggaagaggttATTCTAGACCCGGTTTATACAGCGAAGGTAGCAAGGGGGATGATGCACTGGGTTGCTAAAGGAGAGATAGATAAGGATATAATCCCTAATTCTACTggccaagaacaagaacataAACAGGTAAACGCCCTGTTCATTCATACAGGCGGACAGTCCGCACTTGGAGCATACGCGGATATTTAG
- the CYK3 gene encoding putative SH3 domain protein (Cyk3) (COG:D;~EggNog:ENOG410PIAQ;~InterPro:IPR038765,IPR036028,IPR035553,IPR001452, IPR002931;~MEROPS:MER0472834;~PFAM:PF01841,PF00018,PF07653;~antiSMASH:Cluster_6.4;~go_function: GO:0005515 - protein binding [Evidence IEA]) — protein sequence MAPATPQLPTRFPCWCRAVYSWGGETKRDLGFVEGDLIECLNAGDGQWWMGRLRRDRRMVGLFPSNFVQLLEENFVPVSRSISPMGPSAASPITNPTSAPKKQKTVFRKPFQAHREALAPSGAGGSSPSSSPVGSTIPQTPPRDGSLSRRTKPMRTPTSGVKQQSSLSRPLSISGPPSRGVSPRPPQEPAPQQHDIPGRSRSRPPSRAPSPQPQLPVHSRGQSVHALPWERSPQPQLPEITHHSPLYPSIPVHSRSSPRAMSPRPQLPDITQHSPLSPSAPTHNYAQMSQSTPRARSPRPQLPEIAHHSPLSPSVPVHNHMQVAHQSSREISPLQLTEREDSPPPPPPPHRVAVQRQRSPSPSVPYQFDMNDRYVVFERTPSPAAHSDANGQTPSPLRDAMEDVMTSLEDMGMTKGSPSPSPQPEFNNPWSPDAFESLRDHGQPQTNNRPLTSQGFEAGKRYYNNDLVHRNSVYTHDPFVEGPPQINNYVQRMESRLRQMQEQGRRGSEDIHPPASDAGEHDEEDDDMPPPPPPKHAAYHGRHNSIPTHLPSLRSRRSGNDLRNDMLNRSFTNKSSATNSSSGVQSNSTNQTSSTDKTNQSLMSGASAGGFSATSAGSYAKRGIGAGERPNTGVETFRSRGFSDLARMSRPESPMSGISYHSSHNTSRQGASSAIPWSSSATTPEEPSSVFGGLATPKAKKQGFFKKILESAKTGAASARSSIAVGHNGGSYSPTKGRAISPILSSHSHRETAAGEMGMGNSPIDWVQVRRDVNRATSPSRNERVERAERCQMMDHPVIYAVEELYETAEGEESIDGLPIGEPTDFGNVNLTLVDKSARFVNSLPPLTNPMSLAQGYVCRPYKSDVQRLRAIFTWVSEKIAWDEPIEEVEIDLKRVLQTKRGCAQEVAYLAREMCAAVGLHAEAIEGFLKTPGEMFEMDSLSRPNHWWNAVLVEGEWRFMDCSLASPTNPRRNQFVTINAATAEPWYFLTRPLELCYTHVPLEPEGQHICPPISPDVLLALPATCPTYFKMGIEFPDYDTSVFRLEGLEVLQVRLLVPPDVECAAEVDAPAFDCDADGDFFESGEIVRKRALVQPEWVNGQKRITVKAILPGDEGQGMVKIYAGRKGLMHTSRDIPHPLAFALPIIHAGENPPYEFVLRHPTPHAQRHDLYIIQPQCSKLAVNNTFVFAVRQHPSSPTPHPASTENSFSGRVSPSVFSRPASALSMVSSSAGGSTVSTVSNEFSASTSAISSTRSGSGREKPAKLAIQSPSGKILRLTRKADHMISSPNLSDSPSECTADGSVWETVIKIGERGVWRGLVLADRVARWCVFCEWECF from the coding sequence ATGGCACCCGCTACACCTCAGCTTCCGACCCGGTTTCCTTGCTGGTGTCGAGCGGTATACTCGTGGGGAGGAGAAACGAAACGCGATCTTGGGTTCGTGGAAGGTGACTTGATTGAATGTCTAAATGCGGGGGACGGTCAATGGTGGATGGGCCGGCTGCGGAGAGACCGTCGCATGGTGGGATTATTTCCCTCCAACTTTGTCCAGCTGCTAGAGGAGAATTTTGTCCCAGTCAGCCGGTCAATCAGTCCTATGGGCCCCTCGGCTGCCTCTCCTATCACAAACCCCACGTCGGctccaaagaagcagaagacaGTCTTCCGAAAGCCGTTCCAAGCGCACAGGGAGGCTCTTGCGccttctggagctggaggaagctcgccgtcttcgtctccTGTCGGTAGCACGATACCCCAGACCCCCCCGCGAGATGGCAGTCTTTCTCGACGGACAAAGCCAATGCGCACCCCGACTAGCGGAGTCAAGCAGCAGAGTTCCCTGTCGCGGCCGCTGTCAATATCTGGGCCTCCGTCCCGGGGAGTTTCACCACGTCCGCCGCAAGAGCCAGCTCCCCAGCAACACGATATTCCTGGTCGCTCGCGCTCTCGGCCTCCATCCCGTGCACCATCCCCCcagcctcagcttcctgTGCACAGTCGCGGTCAATCGGTGCATGCGCTACCCTGGGAAAGgtctcctcaacctcaacttcctgaAATCACGCATCACTCACCTCTATATCCCTCGATCCCTGTGCATAGCCGCTCTTCACCCCGTGCAATGTCCCCTcgacctcagcttcctgacATCACGCAACATTCTCCTCTATCGCCCTCAGCCCCTACCCACAATTATGCCCAAATGTCACAGTCGACACCCCGTGCAAGGTCTCCTCGGCCACAGCTTCCCGAGATCGCGCATCACTCGCCACTATCTCCTTCGGTGCCCGTGCACAATCATATGCAAGTAGCGCATCAATCGTCTCGAGAAATTTCTCCCCTGCAATTGACGGAACGCGAAGActccccgccgcctccacccCCACCTCATAGAGTTGCAGTCCAACGCCAACGCTCCCCAAGTCCGAGCGTACCATATCAATTCGATATGAATGACCGTTATGTTGTCTTTGAAAGGACGCCTTCGCCAGCCGCCCATTCAGATGCGAATGGACAAACGCCTTCGCCACTGCGCGATGCCATGGAAGATGTCATGACTTCACTTGAGGACATGGGAATGACAAAGGGTTCACCATCTCCGTCTCCCCAGCCTGAGTTTAATAATCCCTGGTCACCGGACGCTTTCGAGTCGCTCCGCGATCATGGTCAGCCGCAAACAAACAATCGGCCTTTGACATCTCAGGGCTTCGAAGCAGGGAAGAGATACTACAATAATGACTTAGTCCATAGGAACAGTGTCTACACACATGATCCTTTTGTTGAGGGCCCACCGCAAATCAATAACTACGTACAACGTATGGAAAGCCGGCTCCGCCAAATGCAGGAACAAGGCCGCCGAGGCTCTGAAGATATTCACCCTCCAGCAAGTGATGCGGGTGAAcacgacgaagaagatgatgatatgcctcctccgccaccaccaaagcATGCGGCGTATCATGGACGGCATAACTCCATACCCACTCACCTGCCCTCATTGCGGAGTAGGCGATCCGGCAATGATCTCAGAAATGATATGTTAAATCGGAGTTTTACCAACAAGTCGAGTGCAACAAACTCATCCAGTGGCGTACaaagcaacagcaccaatcAGACTTCTAGCACGGACAAAACGAATCAGAGTCTAATGAGCGGTGCTTCCGCTGGTGGTTTCAGCGCGACAAGTGCCGGGAGCTATGCCAAACGAGGGATTGGAGCGGGGGAGAGGCCAAACACAGGAGTTGAGACCTTCCGGTCAAGGGGCTTCAGCGATCTCGCTCGAATGTCACGGCCAGAATCACCCATGAGCGGCATATCCTACCATTCGAGCCACAATACTTCCCGGCAGggagcttcttcagccatCCCTTGGTCCTCTTCGGCCACCACCCCGGAGGAACCGAGCAGCGTATTTGGAGGGCTGGCCACCCCTAAAGCAAAGAAGCAGGGGTTTTTCAAAAAGATACTCGAATCAGCCAAAACTGGCGCCGCGAGTGCTAGGAGCAGCATAGCCGTTGGGCACAATGGAGGCTCCTATTCTCCCACGAAAGGAAGAGCGATCTCCCCAATCCTTTCCTCGCACTCGCATCGAGAAACCGCCGCGGGTGAGATGGGAATGGGCAATAGTCCGATAGATTGGGTACAAGTTCGTCGCGATGTTAATCGCGCAACCTCTCCCAGTCGAAATGAAAGGGTCGAAAGGGCAGAGAGGTGTCAAATGATGGATCACCCAGTGATATATGCAGTGGAAGAGCTGTACGAAACTGcagaaggggaagagagtATTGATGGTCTACCCATCGGAGAGCCCACGGATTTTGGCAACGTCAACCTTACCCTCGTCGACAAAAGCGCACGTTTCGTCAACAGTCTTCCTCCCCTGACAAATCCGATGAGCCTCGCCCAAGGCTATGTCTGTCGCCCCTACAAGAGCGATGTCCAAAGGCTACGCGCTATCTTCACTTGGGTGAGCGAGAAGATTGCGTGGGACGAGCCAATTGAAGAGGTTGAGATCGACTTGAAGCGTGTTCTACAAACTAAGAGAGGTTGCGCTCAGGAAGTCGCCTATCTGGCCCGGGAGATGTGCGCAGCGGTTGGTCTGCATGCCGAGGCAATTGAAGGCTTCCTCAAAACTCCAGGCGAGATGTTCGAGATGGATAGCCTTTCGCGTCCCAACCACTGGTGGAATGCGGTGCTCGTGGAAGGCGAATGGCGCTTCATGGATTGTTCCCTTGCCAGCCCAACCAACCCTCGAAGGAACCAGTTTGTAACAATCAACGCTGCAACGGCAGAGCCATGGTATTTCCTCACTCGACCTCTCGAACTCTGTTATACACATGTACCGCTTGAGCCAGAGGGACAGCACATTTGCCCTCCTATTTCTCCGGATGTCCTCCTCGCGCTCCCGGCGACGTGCCCCACGTATTTTAAGATGGGCATAGAGTTTCCGGATTATGACACCAGCGTTTTCCGACTGGAAGGTTTAGAAGTCCTTCAAGTCCGTCTCCTAGTTCCACCAGACGTTGAATGCGCTGCAGAAGTCGACGCGCCTGCATTCGACTGTGACGCCGATGGGGACTTCTTCGAAAGTGGAGAGATTGTGCGCAAACGAGCGCTTGTCCAACCTGAGTGGGTTAACGGTCAAAAGCGCATAACTGTCAAAGCTATCTTGCCGGGCGACGAAGGACAAGGCATGGTCAAGATCTATGCGGGCCGAAAGGGACTCATGCACACCAGCCGAGACATTCCTCATCCGCTTGCTTTTGCGCTTCCGATCATCCATGCAGGAGAAAACCCACCCTACGAGTTTGTCCTACGGCACCCGACCCCCCATGCCCAGCGCCATGACTTGTACATTATTCAGCCCCAATGCTCTAAACTGGCTGTCAACAACACATTTGTTTTTGCTGTTCGCCAGCATCCTTCTTCGCCTACTCCCCATCCAGCGAGTACCGAAAATAGCTTCAGTGGCCGTGTCTCTCCGTCAGTATTTTCTCGGCCAGCGAGTGCACTCAGTATGGTTTCAAGCTCTGCTGGAGGCTCGACTGTGTCAACAGTATCCAATGAGTTCTCCGCCTCAACCTCGGCGATCTCATCTACACGCTCCGGATCTGGACGAGAAAAGCCTGCTAAGCTCGCAATCCAATCGCCCTCTGGTAAGATTCTGCGGCTTACGCGGAAAGCTGACCACATGATCAGCAGTCCAAACCTCTCCGACTCACCCAGTGAGTGCACCGCCGATGGCAGTGTATGGGAGACGGTTATCAAGATTGGTGAACGTGGTGTCTGGCGAGGCCTAGTCCTAGCAGACCGTGTCGCACGATGGTGTGTATTTTGTGAATGGGAATGTTTCTAA